The following coding sequences are from one Lolium rigidum isolate FL_2022 chromosome 6, APGP_CSIRO_Lrig_0.1, whole genome shotgun sequence window:
- the LOC124665944 gene encoding DNA repair protein RAD51 homolog 3-like isoform X2: protein MKNEIQESVDILKAVKGANKFKGAEEPTGVLKGAQNAWDMLSEEQSQKHISTGSSDLNGILGGGIHCKEVTEIGGVPGVGKTQLGIQLAINVQIPVDYGGLGGKAVYIDTEGSFMVERVYQIAEGCISDIMEYFPHHHHKASSGKGNLQPEGFLSGIYYFRICSYTEQIAVINYLEKFLGEHKDVRIVIIDSVTFHFRQDFDDLALRTRVLSGLSLKLMKLSKTYNLAVVLLNQVTTKFTEGSFQLTLALGDSWSHSCTNRLILYWKGNERCAYLDKSPSLPVASTPYAVTSKGVRDAATPNCKRVRIM, encoded by the exons ATGAAGAATGAGATCCAGGAGTCTGTTGACATTCTCAAGGCCGTTAAGGGTGCCAACAAGTTCAAGGGAGCGGAGGAACCTACCGGTGTTCTCAAGG GAGCCCAAAATGCATGGGATATGCTATCCGAGGAGCAATCGCAGAAACACATCAGTACTGGTTCCAGTGACCTCAACGGCATACTTGGTGGAGGGATTCACTGCAAAGAAGTTACTGAGATAG GTGGTGTTCCAGGAGTCGGCAAAACTCAACTGGG GATTCAGCTAGCAATCAACGTCCAAATCCCAGTAGACTATGGTGGCCTTGGCGGCAAAGCAGTTTATATTG ATACAGAGGGCAGTTTCATGGTTGAGCGTGTCTATCAAATTGCCGAAGGGTGTATCAGTGACATAATGGAGTACTTTCCACACCACCATCACAAGGCTTCATCTGGCAAAGGAAATCTGCAGCCTGAGGGTTTCCTGTCTGGCATCTATTACTTCCGAATATGCAGCTACACTGAACAGATTGCGGTGATAAACTATCTGGAGAAATTCCTCGGAGAACATAAAGAT GTGAGAATAGTTATAATTGATAGTGTTACCTTCCACTTTCGACAAGATTTTGATGATCTGGCTTTGAGGACTAGAGTGCTCAGTGGATTATCATTGAAGTTGATGAAGCTTTCAAAGACATATAACTTGGCG GTTGTCTTGTTGAACCAAGTAACTACCAAATTTACAGAAGGATCGTTTCAGTTAACTCTTGCTCTAG GTGACAGCTGGTCCCACTCGTGCACAAACCGACTGATTCTGTACTGGAAAGGCAACGAGCGGTGTGCATACCTTGATAAGTCCCCTTCACTTCCGGTAGCTTCAACACCATATGCAGTAACAAGCAAAGGGGTGAGAGATGCTGCCACTCCAAACTGCAAGCGAGTTAGGATCATGTAG
- the LOC124665944 gene encoding DNA repair protein RAD51 homolog 3-like isoform X1, with amino-acid sequence MKNEIQESVDILKAVKGANKFKGAEEPTGVLKGAQNAWDMLSEEQSQKHISTGSSDLNGILGGGIHCKEVTEIVLFRWCSRSRQNSTGLAINVQIPVDYGGLGGKAVYIDTEGSFMVERVYQIAEGCISDIMEYFPHHHHKASSGKGNLQPEGFLSGIYYFRICSYTEQIAVINYLEKFLGEHKDVRIVIIDSVTFHFRQDFDDLALRTRVLSGLSLKLMKLSKTYNLAVVLLNQVTTKFTEGSFQLTLALGDSWSHSCTNRLILYWKGNERCAYLDKSPSLPVASTPYAVTSKGVRDAATPNCKRVRIM; translated from the exons ATGAAGAATGAGATCCAGGAGTCTGTTGACATTCTCAAGGCCGTTAAGGGTGCCAACAAGTTCAAGGGAGCGGAGGAACCTACCGGTGTTCTCAAGG GAGCCCAAAATGCATGGGATATGCTATCCGAGGAGCAATCGCAGAAACACATCAGTACTGGTTCCAGTGACCTCAACGGCATACTTGGTGGAGGGATTCACTGCAAAGAAGTTACTGAGATAG TTTTATTCAGGTGGTGTTCCAGGAGTCGGCAAAACTCAACTGGG CTAGCAATCAACGTCCAAATCCCAGTAGACTATGGTGGCCTTGGCGGCAAAGCAGTTTATATTG ATACAGAGGGCAGTTTCATGGTTGAGCGTGTCTATCAAATTGCCGAAGGGTGTATCAGTGACATAATGGAGTACTTTCCACACCACCATCACAAGGCTTCATCTGGCAAAGGAAATCTGCAGCCTGAGGGTTTCCTGTCTGGCATCTATTACTTCCGAATATGCAGCTACACTGAACAGATTGCGGTGATAAACTATCTGGAGAAATTCCTCGGAGAACATAAAGAT GTGAGAATAGTTATAATTGATAGTGTTACCTTCCACTTTCGACAAGATTTTGATGATCTGGCTTTGAGGACTAGAGTGCTCAGTGGATTATCATTGAAGTTGATGAAGCTTTCAAAGACATATAACTTGGCG GTTGTCTTGTTGAACCAAGTAACTACCAAATTTACAGAAGGATCGTTTCAGTTAACTCTTGCTCTAG GTGACAGCTGGTCCCACTCGTGCACAAACCGACTGATTCTGTACTGGAAAGGCAACGAGCGGTGTGCATACCTTGATAAGTCCCCTTCACTTCCGGTAGCTTCAACACCATATGCAGTAACAAGCAAAGGGGTGAGAGATGCTGCCACTCCAAACTGCAAGCGAGTTAGGATCATGTAG